The stretch of DNA CGTTCCTAGCTTCTCTAATAGCCTGTTAGTTCGTCCTAGATCCTCAGCTCATCTCATCAGGTGCCATCGCTAGCTAGCTGCCAACAAAGATAGCTAGATgggcagcgccgcggcggcgatgctGCTCAGGTCCGTCGCCGTCCTCGCGCTCCTCTCCatgtcggcgacggcggcggcggcgcagaacaGCGGGACGGCGACGTTCTACGGCGGCAGGGACGGTTCCGGGACGATGGGTACGCTATGAATTACCTTCTAAGTATTTATATATATGTACGCACCATGTTGCCGCCGGCGGGCCTCACCACGATCGCTCTCACGCATTAATTATTTGCATAGTAACAGCAGCAGCTACCAGCTGACgattgatcgatcgatcgatacCCTGTTTGATTTGCAGGCGGCGCGTGCGGGTACGACAACCTGTACAACCAGGGGTACGGCGTGCTGAACGCGGCGCTGAGCCAGGTGCTGTTCAACGACGGCGCGTCGTGCGGCCAGTGCTACACCATCACCTGCGACACCACCAAGTCCGACTGGTGCAAGCCCGGCACCTCCGTCACCGTCACCGCCACCAACCTGTGCCCGCCCAACTACGCCATCACCACcaacggcggcggctggtgcaaCCCGCCGCGCCCCCACTTCGACATGTCGCAGCCGGCGTGGGAGCACATCGGCATCTACCGCGCCGGCATCATCCCCGTCCTCTACCAGCGGTACGCATTACATTATTCGTGCGCAATTGTGATCCCCATTACTCTTGCAAAGCAACGCAATGTACACATGCATGAACATCATCTCATCTGCTGGCGCGTGCGTGCAGGGTGCCGTGCACGAGGCAGGGAGGGGTGAGGTTCACCATCACCGGCTTCAACTACTTCCAGCTGGTGCTCATCACCAACGTCGCCGGCAGCGGCTCCATCCGGTCCATGTCGGTGAAGGGCGCCAGCACCGGGTGGATCGCCATGACGCGCAACTGGGGCGCGCTGTGGCAGTGCAGCTCGGCGCTCGTCGGCGAGCCGCTCTCCTTCATGGTCACCTCCACCGGCGGCCAGACGCTGTACATGTACAACATCGCGCCGGCGTGGTGGACCTTCGGCATGACCTTCACCAGCAACTACCAGTTCGCCTACTAGCTAGTTAGTTTTGTTCATGGCGCATAATTGCATGTGCGTGTGCCCTGGCCGATCTGGgactaataaattaattattataATAATTACATCAGTTGACTTGATGCATGGCGGTGTGCGTGTAATGTTTGTGTGGGTTGATCTGGGATTTTGATCTGCAATCACATTTTGTCGAGTTTTGTTTCTACTACACCTGTACATGTATGTACATGGATTTGTTGTCTGTTGATATTATACTATTGTTTTTTCCACTTTGACTTAGACCTGCGAATTTTATCAGAACTTCCCTATATAGTAACTCATTTGACAGCAACTAACCGTTTCTTTTCTGAAACCCCTGCTTGTGCGTGTGTAAACCAGTCTAACATTATTACAATTTACAAATGCATGAGAAACCTAATTGACAGCACGCTATTATTGCTTTTTTAAAAGTACTCCTTGAGCATGTGATGCACCAAAAAGTCAGAAACCTACACAAGCAGTTAATAAACTCCAAAAGAATGGCCCCCATGAGATGCTGACTATGAGTGATCATCTGGCATGAGGACAGAGACAGCATTTTGTTTTCAATGGAAATATATATACAGAGCAATTATTAGTTCCTTGGTACATGGGTGTGGTTAATTTTAATTTCATTTTCTGAGGAGTGGGAATGTTAACTAGTCTACATATAGGATTTAATTTGTCTCTGGAGATGTAGGTTTGAAATTTAAATGAGTGTAAGTTATTATTAGCTTTATTTCCTATAACTTGCACTAGCTTGTAGGAACAGGACCTAATATCAAGACCAtttctttgttttgtttttgtcaAAGAAACTACATGCCTATTTGACAATTCAACCTCTAGGCACATGCAACAATAATTTCTAGAGCTGGCAACTCTGTAAGGAAATATTTCTTTTAATTTCAGCAGAATCtatttcaaaaagaaaacttTATTCACCTATATTGTCTGCATTGTATTCGCAAAGTCTAGTAAAATTATTATACTACATATTTTAACATTCTACCATAAAATGCCACGTGCATTATTCAAAACAAATCATTCGAccaatatccaaaaatatattgCAGTTATGGTTACATCTAAAATGTATTTTGTCATACAAGGATAGCGGTTTGTTGACTCAACAATATGATGAATATCCATTGATTCATCTGTATAGAttacatgtatatatgtaaGACTCAACTAACACAATATTTGAAAACATTAGGAAACTATTATAAgagaaattaaataaaatacaCATTAAGGTCGAAATTTGAAATTATACATGGCGCGCACCTCCTCTTGCAGTCGGGGCATCACCTAGGGCAGATGCTAGTCAGGCGGTCACCAAGGATGCAATGGCAAGTTGAGCTAGCTCCCGTAAAAAACCAGGAGCACGCACGCACTTGCCATTCGACCGAATTGCAAGAAATGGCGGATCAGGAAACAAAGCGCTCTGCTTCTTGCAATGCAGGTGTTAGTAGTAGAAGTTCTGGTTGGTGGTGTAGGTCTCGCCGAACTTCCACCACGCCGGTGCGACGTTGATGAACTGAATGTACTGCCCGCCGCTGCTGGTCACGgcgaagctgagcccctggCCGACGAGCCCTGCTTGTGCCTGCCAGTTGGCGCCCCAGTTCCTGGACATCTGGATCCACCCCGTCTTGTCCCCCTTGACCCAGGCGGCGCCCACGGAGCCGCTGCCGCTGAGGTTCTGGATGTTGACGAGCAGGAAGTAGTTGGAGCCGGCGAGGCTGaagcgcacgccgccgctgcgccagcACTTGACCTGCTGGTACAGCACCGGGATGACGCCGGCCTGGTAGACGCCAATGTTCTCAAACGCCGGCTGCGACATGTCGAAGTGGGGGCGCCCCGGGCCGCACCACCCGCCGTTGGAAAGCCCGTAGTTGGGCGGGCAGAGGTTGGTGGCCGACACGGTGACGCTGTTGCCGGGCTTGCAGTACTGGCCGCCCGAGCGTGACCCGTCGCAGGTGATGAGGTAGCACTGGCCGCAGGACGCGCCGTCGTTGAAGAGCGTCTGGCTCAGCGCCGCGTTGTTGATGCCGTACCCGGCGTTGTACAGGTTGCCGTACCCGCACGCGCCACCTACATTACATAGTAGTACATGCATTGGATCAGCCGTGTAAGCAAAATGTGCACACAGAATCTTTCTTGTACAGAAATGGGACGCATCACGCATGGAAGCTAGTAAGGCAGCTGCTTACCCATGGTGCCGGAGCCGTCGGCACCGCCGTAGTTCGTGGCGGTGCCCTGAGaccagtcggcggcggcgagcgcgaggcaCACCGCAAGGACTGTGCACAGGATCAGGGACTTGGCCGTATCCATGGACGTCAATGCAGTTATGCAGAGGTGTAGCTGCAGAGACCGATCGAGATGGAAATGGGGGCAGACGAGGAGCTAGGCTGGGTAATGGAGGCCAACTGCTTCTGACTGAGCTTGAGGGATGAGATGCATGGCGTCGGAGAGGCTCGTGCTTAAATAGGGATCGAAGAAGAATGGGGCTAGCCGATAGAGCAGGCGTTTGTTAATCACAATAGGCAGGGGATTAGGGGAATAATGGTCTTGCCGTGTGTCAGAACGCAGGAAATCCGTGTTCCATCCAGGCACATGGATGCAGATGATGCATCATCATGCACCGCTACGATCTGGAGGCGATGACTTACCTGCTATCGATGCTAACCTCCGAGGCCTCTGACTTTGGCGTCGGAGTTTAACTCGTCTTCCTCTCCATCAAGCTAGAAAGATTCGCGCGGCAACGAACTCAACTAACTGCAGTTGCGTCGTCCAGATTAGTCGTTGAAACCCTGCCCTTCGCATGTTCTGTGGTTTCTGAAGACCGGTCGAGCAACCGATCAAGAATGTGAACACTCGTTGCTTGGTTAGTTCATTCCAAGCGGCAAGCTATTTGATTATTCATTATCTTGTGATGAAAAAACACACACAATTAAACGTATCCTCATCAGTCTGCCGGCGGAAATGCGGAGAAAAGATGACGGCGGCACATACAGATTCAGCGCCCACGACGTGCCAGTTGTAATGACATGTCGGTTGGGAGTTTCAAATGTACTACGATCGAGGCAGCAAGTTTTCTACACGTACGATGGCAAGACTACTAGTATATGGCCTGCTGAAACAGCAGAGGGAATGGCCCAAGTTCAACGAACTCAACCGTCTCTCTATGGGAACTAAATAAAACAAAATTTAAACACCACCGGCACATTTTCAACTTCGTTCGCATATATGAATTCACCAACACTTTAACAGAGGGCTCGTATTTCTGCGCTGAACTTCCCCCATGGGATCACTGCAGCATGTTGTGTCAGATAGATTGCGGATCTCCCTTGATTTCCTCTTGCTCTGGGTGGAAAGCTGAAGCACATGATCACGGCACGGTTAGTCCAACTTGGTAGTTAAGGTACATGACTGGATCAGCACTTGCTAAATTAAAAACCCTAAAATGGAAAAAACTCCAGAGAACTCCTTGATGTAATATAATAATTTTCTTTTGGAT from Panicum virgatum strain AP13 chromosome 9K, P.virgatum_v5, whole genome shotgun sequence encodes:
- the LOC120650948 gene encoding expansin-A28-like — translated: MGSAAAAMLLRSVAVLALLSMSATAAAAQNSGTATFYGGRDGSGTMGGACGYDNLYNQGYGVLNAALSQVLFNDGASCGQCYTITCDTTKSDWCKPGTSVTVTATNLCPPNYAITTNGGGWCNPPRPHFDMSQPAWEHIGIYRAGIIPVLYQRVPCTRQGGVRFTITGFNYFQLVLITNVAGSGSIRSMSVKGASTGWIAMTRNWGALWQCSSALVGEPLSFMVTSTGGQTLYMYNIAPAWWTFGMTFTSNYQFAY
- the LOC120648612 gene encoding expansin-A31-like, with product MDTAKSLILCTVLAVCLALAAADWSQGTATNYGGADGSGTMGGACGYGNLYNAGYGINNAALSQTLFNDGASCGQCYLITCDGSRSGGQYCKPGNSVTVSATNLCPPNYGLSNGGWCGPGRPHFDMSQPAFENIGVYQAGVIPVLYQQVKCWRSGGVRFSLAGSNYFLLVNIQNLSGSGSVGAAWVKGDKTGWIQMSRNWGANWQAQAGLVGQGLSFAVTSSGGQYIQFINVAPAWWKFGETYTTNQNFYY